The Huiozyma naganishii CBS 8797 chromosome 1, complete genome genome window below encodes:
- the MDY2 gene encoding Mdy2p (similar to Saccharomyces cerevisiae MDY2 (YOL111C); ancestral locus Anc_3.65), giving the protein MSDKDFVTKFLTLATINKPALGPDFQKPLSEVKTLGVALPPLKYKYDPKRTHGAAGNAAVNVTLKSVRAPKFSVASSFQPDETVRQMKQFLVEHEETLQQVEQLKLLLKGKVLHDSTLVRDLKAEDNSVINVMVSKPTVVEQTATPDEAPEPAELPVDANKTVEIPWDKIESVLQSTFASPEDAASSLQRLKRGWELA; this is encoded by the coding sequence ATGTCTGATAAGGATTTTGTGACCAAGTTTTTGACGCTTGCTACTATCAACAAACCGGCACTCGGACCGGACTTCCAGAAACCTCTATCGGAGGTGAAAACTCTGGGTGTCGCTCTGCCTCCCTTGAAGTACAAGTACGACCCAAAACGGACCCACGGGGCTGCTGGTAACGCGGCCGTGAACGTCACTTTAAAGAGCGTTCGTGCTCCCAAGTTCAGCGTAGCGAGCAGCTTCCAGCCGGACGAAACTGTCAGGCAAATGAAGCAGTTTCTGGTCGAACACGAGGAGACTCTTCAGCAGGTTGAGCAGCTAAAACTGCTGCTCAAGGGGAAAGTACTACATGACAGTACTCTTGTTCGGGATTTAAAGGCAGAGGACAACTCTGTCATTAATGTTATGGTATCCAAACCCACTGTGGTGGAACAAACTGCGACACCGGACGAGGCCCCGGAACCGGCCGAACTGCCTGTTGATGCAAACAAAACTGTTGAGATCCCATGGGACAAAATTGAGTCAGTGCTTCAGTCCACTTTTGCCTCTCCAGAGGATGCCGCCTCATCTCTGCAGAGATTGAAAAGAGGCTGGGAGCTCGCCTAA
- the SHR5 gene encoding Shr5p (similar to Saccharomyces cerevisiae SHR5 (YOL110W); ancestral locus Anc_3.66), translated as MLEELHSSIVQAGVPSLSTFPTDSLAKSSSQHEDENGQDQASTILEAVSESTTSKVAEEDSSEPLFFNYHEFVETFYGNLDTPNGRCEHSESQSITITHFPNPYCAIDSLEFQTTRVVRIPRRFETTLEYPCFSTMLPGNEPAAIVDATDGKEFVPHGVYDDGQLFGYSSVSPLSLYFTQEEFEVIVTQVNRYIAKSFRASSPYNVFDIAVGILTLGLWSLLSHWHELQPVSLKKLDRYILHLNSSTKFSSQGISIINPKRSGFLSLDFQVPRPRLAKPQVE; from the coding sequence ATGCTTGAGGAGTTGCACAGTTCCATAGTGCAAGCTGGAGTGCCGAGTCTTTCCACCTTCCCAACAGACTCATTAGCGAAGAGCAGTTCGCAACATGAAGATGAGAACGGGCAGGACCAGGCGTCTACGATCCTTGAAGCCGTTAGCGAGTCCACTACTAGCAAAGTCGCAGAAGAGGACTCTTCGGAGCCGCTGTTTTTCAACTACCACGAGTTTGTGGAGACCTTCTACGGTAATTTGGACACGCCGAACGGCCGCTGTGAACACAGCGAGTCGCAGAGCATAACGATAACGCATTTTCCGAATCCGTACTGTGCCATTGATTCGCTTGAATTCCAAACTACAAGGGTCGTGCGGATCCCACGACGATTCGAAACTACATTAGAGTACCCATGCTTCAGCACGATGCTCCCGGGGAACGAACCCGCTGCTATAGTGGACGCCACAGACGGGAAAGAGTTCGTGCCGCATGGTGTGTACGATGACGGACAGCTGTTCGGCTACTCCTCGGTGAGCCCGCTGTCCTTGTATTTTACGCAAGAGGAGTTTGAGGTCATAGTTACTCAGGTGAACCGGTATATTGCCAAGTCCTTCCGGGCAAGTAGCCCGTACAACGTGTTCGACATCGCAGTCGGGATTCTTACGTTGGGTCTGTGGTCGCTGTTGTCCCACTGGCACGAACTACAACCGGTGTCGCTGAAAAAGCTCGACCGTTACATTTTGCATCTGAACAGCTCTACTAAATTTAGTAGCCAGGGCATTAGCATCATCAACCCGAAACGATCTGGGTTCCTATCTTTAGATTTCCAGGTACCGAGACCGAGACTCGCAAAGCCTCAGGTGGAATGA
- the PCL1 gene encoding Pcl1p (similar to Saccharomyces cerevisiae PCL1 (YNL289W); ancestral locus Anc_3.70) produces the protein MQYYEKALHILMKSPCTDEMIQYLTRVTLKVLPNTPAQQYPSPPSSPTELSGKEPRLPSLRTFITKLVRYTNVYTPTLLTTVCYLNKLKRILPKDAKGLPSTIHRLFLACLILSAKYHNDSSPLNKHWAKYTDGLFSLEDINLMERQLLNLLNWDLRVEQEDLILDLQTLLEPIRDHVVATQIQIKKRQQRSSPVAQQLSNAKLFDYQRNYSVASNLSSSSTLVGQSRSGSSSSINLKSQRPADIWQDSDPRGYAWRLEQQV, from the coding sequence ATGCAATACTACGAAAAGGCTTTGCACATTCTAATGAAATCGCCCTGCACGGACGAAATGATCCAGTATCTAACGCGTGTGACGCTAAAGGTGCTACCTAACACACCTGCGCAGCAATATCCAAGTCCACCAAGTTCCCCCACGGAGCTTTCTGGGAAGGAGCCTCGTCTACCCTCTCTAAGGACGTTCATCACGAAGCTGGTCAGATACACAAACGTTTACACGCCTACGCTGCTCACTACCGTTTGCtacttgaacaagttgaagaggatACTGCCCAAGGACGCTAAGGGTTTGCCATCCACGATCCACAGGCTCTTCCTTGCGTGTCTGATACTGAGTGCCAAATACCACAACGACTCGTCGCCGCTAAACAAACACTGGGCCAAGTACACGGATGGGTTGTTCTCCCTAGAGGATATCAATCTGATGGAGAGGCAGTTACTGAACCTGTTGAACTGGGACCTACGCGTCGAACAGGAGGACCTTATCCTTGACTTGCAAACGTTGCTCGAGCCAATCAGAGACCACGTTGTCGCTACCCAGATCcagatcaagaagagacagcAGCGCTCGTCTCCAGTGGCGCAGCAGCTGTCGAACGCCAAGCTGTTCGACTACCAGCGGAACTACTCCGTAGCGTCCAACCTGAGCTCCAGCTCGACGCTGGTTGGCCAGTCGAGGAGCGGCAGTTCGAGCAGCATAAATCTGAAGAGCCAGAGGCCTGCAGACATATGGCAGGACTCCGATCCGCGGGGCTACGCGTGGAGATTGGAGCAGCAGGTATGA
- the KNAG0A01500 gene encoding uncharacterized protein, protein MARQQRAQTEKLVKIFMNRDLSLWTTFFFFFLFFANLSPEPLLLPKDSIDRFLGCSSGLTIGLTFIFFFFELFGFTAVFSAALGTRFLLFLLFLGGSSSSSDSCSDSCSDSSSVSSTLDPLDVCSTVEASVSSSGSSLARLFTLFFAAFTIKIAPKLRHRLPTP, encoded by the coding sequence CATGAACAGAGATCTCTCCCTCTGGACgaccttcttcttcttcttcttgttcttcgcTAACTTGTCACCAGAACCGCTCCTTTTACCGAAGGACAGTATCGACCGTTTCTTGGGCTGTTCCAGCGGCTTGACCATCGGCTTGaccttcattttctttttcttcgaGCTCTTTGGCTTCACTGCGGTTTTTTCTGCAGCTTTGGGCACCCGCTTCTTActcttcttgctcttcttggggggttcttcctcttcttcagatTCCTGCTCCGATTCTTGCTCGGACTCCTCCTCGGTTTCTTCGACGCTCGACCCGCTCGACGTCTGCTCGACCGTCGAGGCGTCAGTGTCCTCCTCTGGCTCCTCCCTCGCTCGCCTGttcactctttttttcgctGCCTTCACCATCAAAATTGCACCTAAGCTACGCCACCGTCTACCGACCCCCTGA